Proteins encoded together in one Pelosinus sp. IPA-1 window:
- a CDS encoding DMSO/selenate family reductase complex B subunit, with translation MGKQLAFYFEQKHCTGCMTCQIACKDKNDLEVGQLFRKVSEIVGGGYQEKGFAVIPEVYAFWLSISCNHCINPVCAISCPVGAIQKRLEDGIVYIDQELCIGCLKCTRSCPYNALQYNSKTKKIDKCDFCRDLLAEGKPPVCVSACPMRVLDYGPLDTLREKHGKVNRTKGMPDGDITQPALVITPHRHAIINR, from the coding sequence ATGGGCAAGCAACTCGCATTCTATTTTGAACAAAAACATTGTACTGGTTGTATGACCTGCCAAATTGCTTGTAAAGATAAGAATGATTTAGAGGTAGGACAACTTTTTCGTAAAGTATCGGAAATTGTTGGTGGGGGTTATCAAGAAAAGGGTTTTGCAGTTATTCCTGAGGTTTATGCCTTTTGGCTGTCTATCAGTTGCAATCACTGTATCAATCCAGTTTGTGCTATCAGCTGCCCAGTTGGAGCAATCCAAAAGCGGCTAGAGGATGGTATTGTTTATATTGACCAAGAATTGTGCATAGGTTGCCTAAAATGCACTAGAAGCTGCCCTTATAATGCACTCCAGTATAATTCTAAAACTAAAAAAATAGATAAATGTGATTTTTGCCGTGACTTATTGGCAGAAGGTAAGCCACCAGTTTGTGTTTCGGCATGTCCAATGCGGGTATTAGACTATGGCCCACTCGACACTTTACGTGAAAAGCATGGGAAAGTTAATAGAACTAAGGGAATGCCTGATGGCGATATTACCCAGCCAGCTTTAGTCATCACGCCCCATCGTCACGCTATTATAAATAGGTAG
- a CDS encoding ABC transporter permease encodes MTFLIWKNLLHRKLQSFAILFSIATGVAIILCVWALYNGVSFGMDISKQRMGADIVIIPGGATIEPSLVLFGGAVANTYMPQKNVDAIRSIPGVHKATPQFFTHSLTADCHDIGTNNRMIGYDPTSDWIVGPWLKKLQKTDLKDNEVILGAKVPTWTQNKIMILGTWYDIVTVAEETGTTLDYSLFVSMAEARRVVNKTPALKSIWEKQGPPAELISTVLVQVDESANIMDIVTKIQQVDYVQTIVAADVKKRINDQFTVLIGLLGGIGLLVVLLSLFQLFSRFYTLTVDRQAEWGLYLALGASSQEISSIIVGEAVILAFAGSLAGLILGGGLYKLSLILLQSYQSFPFVEPAWHFFAIASLLLIGIFSALGALAAWLPAYRGSQVDPSTVMTHGEFN; translated from the coding sequence ATGACCTTTCTAATTTGGAAAAATCTCTTGCATCGTAAACTGCAAAGCTTTGCTATCCTATTTTCCATCGCTACCGGGGTTGCCATTATTTTATGCGTTTGGGCTCTTTATAACGGAGTGTCTTTTGGTATGGATATTTCAAAACAACGTATGGGAGCTGATATTGTCATTATACCTGGCGGCGCAACCATAGAACCTAGCCTCGTATTATTTGGTGGAGCGGTGGCCAATACCTACATGCCCCAAAAAAACGTTGACGCCATTCGTTCAATTCCTGGAGTTCACAAAGCAACCCCTCAATTCTTCACCCATAGTTTAACAGCAGACTGCCATGACATTGGAACGAATAACCGTATGATTGGCTATGATCCAACCAGTGACTGGATCGTCGGGCCATGGCTAAAAAAACTACAAAAAACAGATCTCAAAGACAATGAGGTCATTCTCGGAGCGAAAGTACCTACTTGGACGCAAAATAAAATTATGATCCTTGGGACTTGGTATGATATTGTAACTGTCGCAGAAGAAACTGGAACAACTCTAGATTATTCACTCTTTGTCAGTATGGCTGAAGCACGCCGTGTTGTTAATAAAACTCCTGCACTAAAATCAATATGGGAAAAACAAGGACCGCCTGCTGAACTTATTTCCACAGTGTTAGTGCAAGTCGATGAATCAGCTAATATCATGGATATCGTGACAAAGATTCAACAAGTTGATTATGTGCAAACCATTGTGGCAGCAGATGTTAAGAAACGTATCAATGACCAGTTTACAGTTCTCATTGGTTTACTAGGGGGCATTGGCTTACTGGTGGTCTTGCTTTCTTTATTTCAACTCTTTTCACGTTTTTATACTTTAACTGTTGATAGGCAAGCAGAATGGGGACTTTACCTAGCACTTGGGGCTTCTAGTCAAGAGATATCTTCTATTATCGTGGGAGAAGCAGTAATCCTCGCTTTTGCGGGATCGTTAGCTGGTCTTATTTTAGGTGGTGGGTTATATAAGCTAAGTTTAATACTACTCCAGTCCTACCAATCCTTTCCCTTTGTTGAGCCAGCTTGGCACTTCTTCGCTATTGCCTCTCTCTTATTAATAGGAATTTTTTCTGCCCTAGGAGCTCTGGCCGCTTGGCTACCTGCTTACCGGGGTAGTCAAGTCGACCCAAGTACCGTCATGACACATGGTGAATTTAATTAA
- a CDS encoding ATP-binding cassette domain-containing protein produces the protein MSNLIELQNISKSYGEDIIFSNLSLSVKKGTALAIVGDSGGGKTTLLSVMGLLQNTTSGRRLVDNIDVGSLTKQEQAKMRGKYFGFVFQRARLINSLTTLENVMIPAWLTQKDSNLKNRALELLTHFNMEHRLHHKPEQLSLGQLRRISLARALLLNPPILLADEPTNDLDPALAKSVADCLLQARNTGTSVVIITHDPALAAQADEVFSLQNGQLNRVQH, from the coding sequence ATGAGCAACTTAATTGAACTACAAAATATTAGTAAAAGTTATGGCGAGGATATCATTTTCTCAAACTTATCTCTCTCTGTAAAAAAAGGTACAGCGTTAGCCATTGTTGGCGATTCGGGTGGTGGAAAAACTACCCTTTTATCAGTAATGGGATTGCTGCAAAATACTACGTCAGGTAGGAGACTCGTTGATAATATTGATGTGGGTTCTTTAACTAAACAAGAACAAGCCAAAATGCGAGGTAAATATTTTGGTTTTGTTTTTCAAAGGGCCCGTTTGATCAACTCCCTCACAACTCTTGAAAATGTAATGATACCTGCCTGGCTAACCCAAAAAGATAGCAATTTAAAAAACAGAGCACTGGAATTATTAACCCACTTTAACATGGAACATCGTTTACATCACAAACCTGAGCAACTTAGTCTAGGGCAATTGCGTCGCATTTCCCTTGCCAGAGCCTTATTATTGAATCCCCCCATCTTATTGGCTGATGAACCAACCAACGACTTAGACCCAGCCTTGGCCAAAAGTGTTGCCGATTGTTTGTTACAAGCACGCAATACTGGAACCAGTGTCGTAATCATTACCCATGACCCTGCTTTGGCAGCCCAGGCTGATGAAGTCTTCAGTCTACAGAACGGACAACTAAACCGAGTTCAACACTAA
- a CDS encoding RuBisCO large subunit C-terminal-like domain-containing protein, with translation MTSGERFSVIYHVTGNDKEAYAKAQDICVEQTIEYPYELLAPGFIKNEVVGRIESFAPLKSNQGHRVVINYAIELAANELTQLLNVVFGNISIKPGILVDQLILPDSLLNVFKGPRFGREGLRQVLGVFDRPLLFAAIKPMGLNSVQLADIVYRCALGGIDIIKDDHGLSNQTFAPFEERVTLCSEAVHRANRETGRNSIYVPNITAPANEILSRSQFAKQAGVGGLLASPALIGLDTMRWLSDEDSLALPIISHPAFQGSYITSAAHGFGFSHYALYGQISRLAGADAVIYPNFGGRFSFSIDECRAIVRGTEEVMGHLKSIFPSPGGGMTIERIPELLDVYGKDVAFLMGGGLFKQGPDLVKNCRYFLDLVEKV, from the coding sequence ATGACTTCTGGAGAACGTTTTTCGGTAATTTATCATGTAACAGGGAATGATAAAGAAGCATACGCTAAGGCCCAAGATATTTGCGTCGAACAGACAATTGAATATCCCTATGAACTTTTGGCGCCAGGTTTTATAAAAAATGAAGTAGTGGGACGCATTGAATCCTTTGCGCCGCTTAAGAGCAACCAAGGTCACCGGGTAGTTATAAATTATGCGATTGAACTAGCTGCAAATGAACTAACACAATTGCTAAATGTAGTATTTGGCAATATCAGCATTAAACCAGGTATTCTGGTGGATCAATTGATTTTACCAGATAGTCTGCTTAATGTATTTAAGGGGCCGCGCTTTGGACGTGAAGGGCTGCGTCAGGTGCTTGGGGTTTTCGACCGTCCACTGCTGTTTGCCGCTATTAAACCTATGGGGCTCAACTCCGTGCAACTGGCTGATATCGTTTACCGATGTGCATTAGGCGGCATTGATATTATTAAAGACGATCACGGCCTTAGTAATCAAACCTTTGCGCCTTTCGAAGAACGTGTTACCTTGTGTAGCGAAGCTGTTCATAGGGCCAATCGTGAAACGGGGCGCAACAGTATCTACGTGCCAAATATAACTGCTCCTGCTAATGAAATCTTATCCAGATCCCAATTTGCCAAGCAGGCTGGAGTCGGCGGGTTATTGGCCTCACCTGCATTGATAGGGCTTGATACGATGCGCTGGCTGTCAGATGAAGATAGTTTGGCTTTGCCTATCATTAGCCATCCTGCGTTTCAAGGCAGTTATATAACAAGTGCTGCACATGGCTTTGGCTTTTCTCATTATGCTCTTTATGGGCAAATCAGCCGTTTGGCCGGGGCGGATGCCGTGATTTATCCGAACTTTGGCGGGCGTTTTTCCTTTAGCATTGACGAATGTCGCGCTATTGTTCGCGGTACGGAAGAAGTTATGGGACACTTAAAATCGATTTTTCCTAGTCCGGGGGGCGGCATGACAATAGAACGTATTCCAGAACTATTAGATGTATATGGTAAGGATGTCGCCTTTCTAATGGGTGGTGGGCTCTTTAAGCAAGGGCCGGATTTAGTGAAAAACTGCCGATACTTTTTGGATTTAGTAGAAAAAGTATAG
- the nifB gene encoding nitrogenase cofactor biosynthesis protein NifB, translated as MTNPSPNLISDQILEKTKKHPCYSADAHNKYARIHLPVAPNCNIQCNYCNRKFDCVNESRPGVTSEVLTPDLAKEKFVWVKREIDQLTVVGIAGPGDALANWEYTKATIEKIKETNADVTFCLSTNGLMLSEYASEIIALGVHHVTVTVNALDAEIGAKIYKFVSYKGKIYEGSAAAELLSRNQLAGIEYLAQRGVLVKVNIVMIKGINDHHIPEVVKKVKELGAFITNIMPLIPAPGSAFEEFPQTSMKDINDLRNTCQLDIQQMRHCKQCRADAIGLLGEDRSQEFRICNRQTPKIRTPKVEEKQYKIAVTSKYGKLVDQHFGHAAEFIIYQGDGHDFQVLEKRAVEQYCQGMEECDNDESKREGTILSVQDCDAVLTMRIGYHAKLQLGAKGIYSVEYCDTVENGLSYTVNQLTNKVLL; from the coding sequence ATGACTAACCCTTCCCCTAATTTGATAAGTGATCAGATCTTAGAGAAAACAAAAAAACATCCTTGTTATTCCGCTGATGCACACAATAAATATGCGCGCATCCATTTGCCAGTAGCGCCTAATTGTAATATACAGTGCAATTATTGTAATCGGAAATTTGATTGTGTCAACGAAAGTAGGCCTGGCGTAACTAGCGAGGTTTTAACACCAGATTTGGCCAAAGAAAAATTTGTTTGGGTAAAAAGAGAGATTGACCAGCTAACTGTAGTTGGTATTGCTGGCCCAGGTGATGCTTTGGCAAATTGGGAATATACTAAGGCGACAATTGAAAAAATAAAAGAAACTAACGCAGATGTCACATTCTGTTTATCAACGAACGGGCTGATGTTGTCAGAATATGCAAGTGAAATTATTGCCCTAGGGGTTCATCATGTGACAGTGACCGTCAATGCACTAGATGCTGAAATCGGAGCAAAAATTTATAAATTTGTTTCTTATAAAGGGAAAATTTATGAGGGATCTGCGGCAGCAGAGTTACTTTCGAGAAATCAATTGGCAGGTATCGAATACCTAGCCCAACGTGGAGTACTAGTCAAGGTTAATATTGTGATGATAAAAGGTATCAACGACCATCATATACCTGAGGTAGTGAAGAAAGTAAAAGAACTTGGTGCCTTTATTACCAATATTATGCCGTTGATTCCTGCTCCAGGTAGTGCTTTTGAAGAATTCCCTCAAACCAGTATGAAAGATATTAATGATCTTAGGAATACTTGCCAACTCGATATTCAGCAAATGAGGCATTGTAAGCAATGCCGAGCGGATGCTATTGGACTTTTGGGGGAAGATCGTTCACAAGAATTTCGTATATGCAACCGACAAACACCAAAGATAAGGACACCCAAGGTAGAGGAAAAACAATATAAAATTGCTGTCACATCTAAGTATGGCAAACTTGTTGATCAGCATTTTGGCCATGCTGCTGAATTTATTATTTATCAAGGTGATGGTCATGACTTTCAGGTATTAGAAAAACGAGCAGTAGAACAATATTGTCAGGGTATGGAAGAGTGTGATAATGACGAATCAAAAAGAGAGGGTACAATTCTATCTGTACAAGATTGCGATGCTGTTTTAACAATGCGTATTGGGTATCATGCAAAACTACAATTAGGGGCAAAAGGAATTTACAGTGTAGAGTACTGTGATACTGTAGAGAATGGTTTATCTTACACAGTGAATCAATTGACAAATAAGGTGTTATTATGA
- a CDS encoding uroporphyrinogen decarboxylase family protein, translated as MGTRVFRDEMKPKERMKAVLTGKPFDRVPCSIQVSNQAGKLAGINHWQCYYSAEHTAQTQFEAYRIFGVESVGTGPGLPGIAEAVGSTVFYPKEENTPYITDFVLKEYGDFERLEIPDPWSKGRLPIHLKALELMVEGIGDDVPVVTNLAGPFTTAANIRGTDQFLRDLYHNPEFVHRLLKFAVDSTLAYVREAAKLGVRFSVADPTASATLIGPKQFDEFAFPYLRGLIQSIKELSGSAPTLHICGNTRKIWKSMADTGAGILSLDDTIDLAVAKQEVGHRVALLGNVKPTATMYLGTPDDVIRDAKGCLRKAYDNPKGYILALGCGLPMCAPVENIHAMFQVAREFGRYPFDPEKFN; from the coding sequence GTGGGCACTAGAGTTTTCCGTGATGAAATGAAGCCCAAAGAACGAATGAAAGCTGTGTTAACCGGAAAACCTTTTGATCGGGTACCGTGTAGTATTCAAGTGAGCAACCAAGCGGGCAAGTTGGCTGGAATTAATCACTGGCAATGCTATTATTCAGCAGAACATACGGCGCAAACTCAATTTGAAGCCTACCGAATATTTGGTGTGGAGTCTGTGGGAACTGGCCCTGGTTTACCTGGTATTGCAGAAGCGGTAGGGTCTACGGTTTTTTATCCCAAAGAGGAGAATACGCCATATATTACAGATTTTGTTCTCAAGGAGTATGGCGATTTTGAAAGACTAGAAATTCCTGATCCTTGGAGCAAAGGTCGTCTTCCCATACATTTAAAGGCTTTAGAACTCATGGTTGAGGGGATAGGCGATGATGTTCCTGTGGTTACCAATCTTGCAGGACCTTTTACTACAGCGGCTAACATTCGAGGAACAGACCAATTTCTTCGTGATCTTTATCATAATCCTGAATTTGTTCATCGGTTGCTAAAATTTGCTGTAGACAGCACTCTCGCTTATGTAAGAGAAGCTGCAAAATTAGGAGTTAGATTTAGTGTTGCTGATCCTACTGCGTCGGCGACTCTAATAGGACCTAAACAGTTTGATGAATTTGCATTTCCCTATTTACGCGGCTTGATTCAATCTATTAAAGAGTTAAGTGGGAGTGCCCCAACTCTGCACATTTGTGGCAATACAAGAAAAATCTGGAAGTCAATGGCTGATACTGGGGCGGGAATTCTTAGTTTAGATGATACCATCGATTTGGCAGTTGCCAAACAAGAAGTTGGTCACCGGGTAGCCCTATTAGGCAATGTCAAACCTACAGCGACAATGTATCTAGGAACACCTGATGATGTCATCCGTGATGCTAAAGGGTGCCTGCGTAAGGCCTATGACAATCCTAAAGGCTACATTTTAGCTCTAGGTTGTGGTCTTCCTATGTGCGCTCCTGTTGAAAATATTCATGCTATGTTTCAAGTCGCCAGAGAGTTTGGGAGATATCCATTTGATCCTGAAAAATTCAATTAA
- the nifH gene encoding nitrogenase iron protein, which produces MSKRIKQIAIYGKGGIGKSTTTSNISAALSTMGYKVMQFGCDPKADSTNTLRDGTYIPTVLDTLREKNKVNAQDVIFQGFNGVYCVEAGGPAPGVGCAGRGIITAVQLLKQLKVYEELDLDVIIYDVLGDVVCGGFAVPIREGIAEHVFTVSSADFMAMYAANNLFKGIQKYSNSGGALLGGLIANSINASYAKDIIDDFVARTKTRVVEYVPRSVTVTQSELQGKTTIEAAPNSEQAKVYQSLAKKVIETTESKVPSPLEISELRDWAAKWADQLLAMETGEVRSKAEGI; this is translated from the coding sequence GTGAGTAAAAGAATTAAACAAATTGCTATTTATGGAAAAGGGGGAATTGGTAAATCAACCACTACCTCTAATATTAGTGCAGCACTATCTACGATGGGCTATAAAGTTATGCAGTTTGGTTGTGATCCTAAAGCTGATTCTACAAATACTTTGCGAGATGGTACTTATATTCCGACAGTGCTTGATACGTTAAGAGAAAAAAATAAGGTAAATGCCCAAGATGTAATTTTTCAAGGATTTAATGGAGTGTATTGTGTAGAAGCTGGTGGGCCAGCTCCCGGAGTTGGCTGCGCTGGCAGGGGGATTATTACTGCAGTACAATTATTAAAACAATTAAAAGTGTATGAAGAATTAGATTTAGATGTAATTATTTATGATGTTTTGGGAGATGTAGTATGCGGTGGCTTTGCTGTTCCTATACGTGAAGGCATTGCTGAACATGTATTTACAGTATCATCGGCAGACTTTATGGCGATGTATGCTGCTAATAATTTATTTAAAGGAATTCAGAAATACTCTAATTCAGGTGGTGCGTTGCTAGGTGGTTTAATTGCTAATTCCATCAATGCTTCTTATGCAAAAGATATCATCGATGATTTTGTTGCTAGAACTAAGACCCGTGTTGTGGAATATGTTCCTCGTTCAGTTACTGTAACCCAATCTGAGCTACAAGGCAAAACAACGATAGAAGCGGCACCTAATTCAGAACAGGCTAAAGTATATCAAAGTCTTGCGAAAAAAGTGATAGAAACTACAGAATCAAAAGTTCCGTCACCCTTAGAAATTAGCGAGCTAAGAGATTGGGCTGCTAAATGGGCTGATCAGTTATTGGCTATGGAAACAGGCGAGGTACGCAGTAAAGCAGAAGGAATATAA
- a CDS encoding cupin domain-containing protein, with amino-acid sequence MIVKYSGDYKWENVSPLAYKETGTNFKNISRQVLFDGLGDLTCQLRYFEVQPGGYSSLERHEHVHLVMILRGAGQVLLGENIYSIGENDVITIPPKTWHQFQANGEFPLGFLCLVNVERDKVQLPTEDDLAELRKDPKVAAFIKN; translated from the coding sequence ATGATTGTGAAATATTCTGGGGATTACAAGTGGGAAAATGTGTCCCCTTTGGCCTATAAAGAAACTGGTACAAATTTTAAAAATATTAGTCGTCAGGTTTTATTTGATGGGCTGGGGGATCTAACTTGCCAACTTCGTTACTTTGAGGTACAGCCCGGCGGTTACTCATCATTAGAACGACATGAACATGTTCACTTGGTTATGATCCTGCGCGGTGCTGGCCAGGTTCTTTTAGGAGAGAACATTTACTCTATTGGAGAAAATGATGTAATTACGATACCGCCCAAGACATGGCATCAGTTTCAAGCAAATGGGGAATTCCCCTTGGGATTTTTATGTTTGGTTAATGTGGAGCGTGACAAGGTACAACTACCTACTGAAGATGACCTTGCGGAATTAAGGAAAGATCCAAAAGTTGCTGCATTCATAAAGAACTAA
- a CDS encoding nitrogenase component 1, which translates to MSKFIERPRYLCTLGGAIATLKVLPRVIPIIHAAAGCGGNIANALHGASGYLGSGYCAGLALPSSNIYEKDIVFGGEERLTEQIATTLEVVDGDLYFVVTGCMVDIIGDDAVAVANRFHQEGKPVLGAETGGFKGNSYKGYDIVLSKLFTDFVEKNPVKKKNVVNLFGLVPIQDVFWKGNLNILKALLEKIGYEVNTFFGEGETLDNLKYAGAASLNIVVSDVYGIEPAKIFEEIHGVPYVIAPLPIGAAGTERFLRTVGEALGTKETIIEKVITEEKACYYSYIERLADVYNDLDFQRYSVVVADVNYAPAIARFLADDLGWLPELVIITDVLTDEEKQLVETRFQDFTSGIRPKLVFDTDTSNVSKHFNASWQKNNNDRYFDSFSPAFVLGSSLDRDFATSIGAPHLGVSYPLSNRVVLDRAYVGYRGALSLVEDIFGLLVGSR; encoded by the coding sequence ATGAGCAAATTTATAGAGCGGCCACGCTATTTGTGCACTCTTGGGGGCGCAATAGCAACTTTGAAAGTCTTGCCAAGAGTAATACCGATTATCCATGCTGCAGCTGGGTGCGGTGGTAATATTGCCAATGCCTTGCATGGTGCATCTGGTTATTTGGGCAGTGGCTATTGTGCTGGATTGGCATTGCCAAGTTCTAATATCTATGAAAAAGATATTGTATTTGGTGGTGAAGAGCGATTAACGGAACAAATTGCTACCACACTTGAAGTTGTTGATGGTGACTTATATTTTGTAGTTACTGGATGTATGGTAGATATTATTGGTGATGATGCAGTGGCGGTAGCAAATCGGTTTCACCAAGAGGGCAAGCCAGTTTTGGGAGCGGAGACAGGTGGATTTAAAGGCAATTCGTATAAAGGGTACGATATTGTTCTAAGTAAACTATTCACTGACTTTGTTGAAAAGAATCCAGTGAAGAAAAAGAATGTTGTTAATTTATTTGGCCTTGTCCCTATTCAGGATGTATTTTGGAAAGGGAATTTGAATATATTGAAAGCGCTTCTTGAAAAAATTGGTTATGAGGTTAATACCTTTTTTGGCGAAGGAGAAACACTAGATAATCTTAAATATGCTGGTGCTGCTAGTTTGAATATCGTTGTATCGGATGTATACGGGATTGAACCTGCCAAAATATTCGAAGAAATCCATGGAGTGCCTTATGTGATTGCACCCTTACCTATCGGCGCAGCTGGAACTGAAAGATTCTTGCGTACAGTAGGCGAAGCCTTAGGAACGAAAGAGACTATCATTGAGAAGGTTATAACAGAGGAAAAGGCTTGTTATTATAGCTATATAGAACGATTGGCTGATGTTTATAATGATTTGGATTTTCAACGATATAGTGTAGTTGTGGCTGATGTCAATTATGCTCCGGCAATTGCTAGATTTTTGGCTGATGATTTGGGATGGTTACCAGAGCTCGTAATAATTACCGATGTCCTTACGGATGAAGAGAAGCAGCTGGTCGAAACAAGATTTCAAGACTTTACTTCTGGTATTCGTCCTAAACTTGTATTTGATACCGATACGTCAAATGTGAGCAAGCATTTTAATGCTTCGTGGCAGAAAAATAATAATGATCGATATTTCGATAGCTTTAGCCCTGCATTTGTTTTGGGAAGTAGTTTAGATAGGGATTTTGCTACATCTATAGGGGCACCACATTTAGGTGTATCCTATCCACTATCCAATAGGGTTGTACTCGACAGAGCCTATGTGGGTTACCGCGGAGCATTAAGTTTAGTGGAAGATATTTTTGGGTTATTAGTAGGAAGCAGATAG
- a CDS encoding alpha/beta fold hydrolase, with amino-acid sequence MKEHTWVSSRNKRLSVMVHTPAGFTEGTPVFVFCHGFTGDKIGANQLTKNLADFIEQLGYGVVRFDYAGSGDSEGDFAKDTSVVGWRQDLESIVTWVHEQSDFKQSPILLYGHSLGGLVVLTHPADDRRITARIVFAPVTQVVENFRDIILGQDLWQQALRGESIKNFYGRAFTLNPQFVEDLVTNTYSPTDNLVDTKQPMLFIHGTADNVVPLVGTQLIHAAYRGQKELAITDFDHVAAGQQQELQQIIGNWLANQLPRAMTTTQERGKA; translated from the coding sequence ATGAAAGAGCATACATGGGTGAGTAGTAGAAATAAGCGTTTATCCGTCATGGTTCACACGCCAGCTGGTTTTACGGAAGGAACCCCAGTCTTTGTATTTTGCCATGGATTTACTGGCGATAAAATCGGTGCAAATCAGTTAACAAAAAATTTAGCTGACTTTATAGAACAGCTTGGTTATGGCGTTGTACGTTTTGATTATGCTGGATCGGGCGATAGTGAAGGCGACTTTGCAAAGGATACTAGTGTAGTTGGTTGGCGGCAGGATCTAGAAAGTATAGTAACGTGGGTTCATGAGCAGTCTGACTTTAAACAATCCCCGATTTTATTATACGGACACAGCCTTGGCGGACTGGTTGTATTAACCCATCCGGCTGATGATAGAAGGATTACTGCACGTATTGTTTTTGCACCGGTAACACAGGTAGTAGAAAACTTCCGAGATATTATCTTAGGGCAAGATTTGTGGCAGCAGGCTTTACGGGGCGAGAGTATAAAGAATTTTTATGGACGTGCCTTTACGTTAAATCCTCAGTTTGTAGAGGATTTGGTTACGAATACGTACAGTCCCACTGACAACTTAGTAGATACAAAGCAGCCAATGTTATTTATTCACGGCACGGCGGATAATGTAGTACCTTTGGTGGGGACTCAACTTATACATGCTGCCTATAGGGGGCAGAAAGAACTGGCCATAACTGATTTTGATCACGTTGCCGCTGGGCAGCAGCAAGAATTGCAGCAGATAATAGGTAATTGGCTGGCTAACCAATTGCCGCGGGCCATGACGACAACACAAGAAAGGGGAAAAGCATAA
- a CDS encoding DUF4418 family protein, producing MNHYKILSWIALFISISLLLLPKYVPICTGHTGDGNPMQCHYTYQAEFIITLVAIILSASLLVLRTTEARLLTSFVVFLLGIIVIILPQPWVIGICENGACLKTTFFTTIGGSILAIIGLVLLLLTHKTQSEEVI from the coding sequence ATGAATCATTATAAAATATTATCATGGATTGCTCTTTTTATTAGCATTTCACTGTTACTTTTACCTAAATATGTACCAATTTGCACAGGACATACAGGTGATGGCAATCCTATGCAATGCCATTATACATACCAGGCTGAATTTATCATTACATTAGTTGCTATAATACTTTCTGCCAGTCTGTTAGTGCTACGCACTACTGAGGCCCGATTACTTACTAGCTTTGTTGTCTTCTTACTTGGAATTATCGTTATCATCCTACCCCAGCCATGGGTTATCGGCATCTGCGAAAATGGTGCTTGCTTAAAGACCACCTTTTTTACGACAATCGGCGGTAGTATACTTGCTATAATAGGCCTCGTACTCCTTTTATTAACCCATAAAACACAATCGGAGGAGGTTATATGA